The sequence TGTTACTCATACGGGAGGTTCTGATACCGGAGGCATTGCAGCATTTTGCAACACTGGTACCATAATAAACTGTGTGAACTATGGAACGGTAATTAGCAAAGGTGATGGTCTTGGAGGAATTCTTGGTTATCAGCAGGGCTCTGGCGTCGTTGATTCCTGCGTGAACATGGGAGCTGTACAATCAACCGGGGCTACCAAAACTGGTGGAATTGCCGGGCTTGCATTTGGAATTGTGCGTAACTGCATTAATATCGGAGAGGTCTCTGCTTCAACAGCAGTCGTTGGTGGCATTGCAGGCAATGAACATTGTGCTTCAACAGACAGAGGTGTGCTCAACTGTGCAAACCTGGCTCCCGTGTCTGGTACGTATTGCGTTGGTGGCATTGCAGGTGTTTGTGATCTTAGTAGCGACTATAAAGCAATTGTCAAGAACTGCTTTAACTCCGGAAGTGTTACTATAACAGACAGTACCAAAACAAGTGCGGGCGGCGTTATCGGAGAAATTTTAACTGGAGGAAGCGGTACTTGTATATTTGTAAGCAACTATTATGCGGCAGGAACAGCAGCAGGCGGTATTGGTGCTGACAACGGCGTAACGGTTGCAGATCCTAGTGAAGGAATCCCGTCTATCTACCAAATGAACGAGTGGGTAAATGCTAACAATTCAGGAGAATTATACAAGACTTGGACATCGAAAGTTGTGGACGGTGTGACTCTTCCTGTTCCCGATGTAGGCTACGACTGGTAAGGAGAAGATAAAAAGATTCCACGCCAAGCCGGAATGACAGTGGGCAGGCATCTCTTGCACAGCATTTTGTCATTCCCGCGCTCGACCCGATAATCCCCCTGCATGAGATTGCCGCATCAAGTGCGGCAATGACAGGGTGACGATGTGGCAGACACGGAAAGACAATCGTGTATAAGCCTTTCTTCCTTAACATAATCTTTACACAACAGTAAGTTTTTTTCTTGAATTTTCAAAAATCGGTAATAAAATTAGACTATGGTTGAGAATTCAGGCGTTAAAGGGCGTATAAAAAGATTTCTCAAAAGCTGCAGATGTTCCTCATTTGTAAAGGATTATTTGTTTACGTCAAACATCAGGTCAGCAATATTTGTTTCTGTAATAGTAGCCGTTATAGAAGTCTGGATGCTTATAATGATGTTTTCCGGTGTAATAGAGGATTCTAACAATTATACCGCAGCATGGCTTATTACGCACACGATTGCTTATACAGTTCTTCTTGTAAGCTCTATAATAACGCTGGTATATTCTGTTCTCTTTCTAAAAAACAAAGTTTCCAATAAAAAAATCGGTTCCGTAATAAAACTGTTGTTTTCAATAATACTGATTCTCTTTGGATTATATATTTCATATACAAGTAAGGACCGGGGAGGCCAGGTTTTTGTATTTATAACTGTAATCATAATAGTAAACTGTATTTTTGTGTGGCATCCTCTGGTTTCTTTTACAGCCCTTACAGTTGTTTTTATGATATACATGTTTCTTCAGAATAAACTTGTTCCTCTTTCATTAAGTTTAAAAGTAAATGCCTTTACTACATGGCTTGCATTTTTTGTAACGGCATTGAATTCTCATCATCAGCAGAGAGTAGAAGCTCAGAAAGACGAAGAACTTAACAGTTTAAATTTATTTCTTCAAAAAAAATCCCTGATAGATGATCTGACTTTACTTCCTAATATGAATTATTTTTACAAAACCGTTGGGGAATTTATAGTTGATGAAAAGAAATCCATAGATGATATGTGTTTTGCCTTTATGGATGTGGAAAATTTTAAAAGCTATAACGAAAAATACGGCTTTGCAGCGGGAACAAACTTTTTAAAGACTGTAGCCCAGATTATAAATGAAGTTTTTTATGGAGAAATTATAGCTCGTTTTTCTGATGACCATTTTGTTGCTTTTACTGATATTACAAAAATAAAAGACAAGGTTGCCATAGTAAATGAAAGGATTCAAAAAAAAGAAAATCTTCTTCAGCTTGAATTTAAGGCGGGAATCTGCAAACTGAAAGACAGAAAAGATTCTCCGACGCTGGCCTGTGATCATGCCCGCTATGCCTGTGAATCCAGTAAAAAACATTTTGGCAGGAATATAGTTGAATACGACTGTAAAATGGATAAACTTTTTAATCAAAAACAGTACATAATAAACAATATTGATTCTGCAATAGAGAAGGGCTTTGTTAAGGTTTATTATCAGCCTGTGGTATGGGCTGCAACAGGAAAAATATGCGGGGTAGAAGCACTTGCCAGATGGGAAGACCCTGTATTCGGTTTTCTTTCTCCTGCTGCATTTATATCTGTTCTGGAAGAATACCATTTAATTCATAAACTTGATCTTGCCGTAATGGAAATTGCCTGCAAAGATTTAAAAGAAGCTCTGGATACAGGTTTCCCTGCAGTGCCGGTTTCAATTAATTTTTCAAGACTCGATTTTGAGCTTATTGACCCTGCAAAAGAACTGGACTGCTGCATAACAAAGTACGGACTTTCAAAGTCTTATATTCACGTAGAGATTACAGAAAGCGCCCTTTCTTCTAATGATGAAAAATTAAAGACTTCTCTTGAAGTATTTCATCAAAATGGAAATTCTCTCTGGCTTGATGATTTTGGTTCCGGTTATTCAGGATTGAATGTTTTAAAAGACTATAATTTTGATTTGATGAAAATAGACATGGCATTTCTTTCTGGTCTGTCAGAAAATAATAAAGCCCAGTCGATTCTTACCTGTATTATAAATCTTGCCAATCAGATTGGAGTGCAGACTTTAACAGAGGGGGTAGAAACGCAGGAAGCTTTTGACTTCTTAAAATCCATTGGCTGCCTGCGTCTCCAGGGTTATCTTTTTGGAAAACCGATGCCTAAAGAAGAGTTTACATCTAAAGTAAGCAGTGGTTTTTATCAGGTATAACTTATTCTGTTTTGAATCTTCCTGTATCAGAATCAAGCTGTGCAACGTTTGTATTCAGATTTTCGATACAGTGATCCAGCTGCATTCCGCTTTTTACGACACTCTGTGCGTTTTCTGACATTGCTGCCATGCTGTCGCTGACGGCATCTACAGAGTTTTGAAGGTTTTTCATTTCTTCCAGGATATGGGAACTTCCTTCTGCCATTTTAAGTGATGCTTTTCTTACGTCTTCTGTATTTTTATCCATTTCATTCAGTGAAGATATTACACTGCGGGATTCTTCTGTCTGTTCTTCAAGAGAACTGCGGACAGATTTTACAAGGCGGTCTGTTTCTTGAATTCTTCCGGAAACTCCAGCAAAAGCAGTACTTGATTCCTGGGAAGCTGCAACAATTTCTTCAATGCTGTCCTGAATGTTTTTAAGCTGGACTCCGATTGTTTTTGACTGACCTGATGAGGTTTCGGAAAGCTTGCGGATTTCATCAGCTACTACAGCAAACCCTTTACCGGCTTCTCCTGCATGGGCTGCTTCTATGGCTGCGTTCATGGCAAGAAGATTGGTTTGTTCTGCAATTGAGGCAATAGCCATGTTAGCTTCCTGAAGCATCTGCGACTGTTCTTCAATCTGAGAAATTCTTTCGTCAACTTTCTGCTGTTTAGAAATTCCGTTCTGGGCTTCTTTATCAAGAGTGTCAAAAGAGACAGACATGCTTTCCATTGAAGTAGTTATTTTTTCGATGCCGTTTACCAGCTGGCTGACAGCAGAAGAAGATTCCTGAATACTTTTTGTCTGGGAATCAATCATTGTATTTACCGTCGAAATACTTGAAGCTACGTCTTTTACAACAGTTGATGTTTCGTTAAAGCCCTCTGACTGCTTTTTTATCTGTTCCTGAACGCTGTTGATACTCAGACGGATGTTTGTCATTGAATTTGATACGGAAGCAACGCTTTCTTTTACACTGCCGGAGACAACATTCAGATTTGAGCCTGAAGCTTTTATTGTCTGCATCATGGACTGTAATTTTTCCATGAAGGTATTGAAGTTGTTTACAAGTTTATGAATCGATGCAAATGGGGTATGAATGTTAGTATTAAGGCGGCGAGTAAGATTTGCTTCGGAAGAAATAATATTTTTTACGGTCTCGTTGATTTCATCCAGAGGCTTAAAGAGACTGTTCATTGTATATCCTATAAAAAGGATTACCATAATGATTACGAGTATTGCAAACGGAACCAGGGCATTCTTTAAAAATGCCTGTGGTGTAAATGGAATGAACAGAACGAGATGCCAGCCTAAAGATTCAACTGGTGCAATAAAATATTCGCCTGACATGGTAGAAAATGTTTTTTCTTCGTGAGTAAAAAGATTTTCTGCTTCTTTAAGTTCTGGCATAAGGGAAGTAATCTGTATTTTCTTTTCAAGGTCTCTGATATCAGGAGAAGCGGAAACTTCACCGCTGCCGTTGTACATGTACATTGTGGTTTCTTTATCAAGCGTTTCATACATCGAAAGAACAAAGTCATTCAGTTCAACACCGGTTCCCGTGATTCCTCTTACAGAGTGGTGTTCATCATAAACTAAGACATTTATCCACATGAAAGTTTTTTTAAGTCCAAGGTCATAATCAACATAAAACTGGAAAGGAAGGTTTGCATTAATGGTTGCCTGGTACCATGAGCTTGACGGATCCCTTTTATCAAGATCGTATATGAATTCCATATTGGAATAGTATTTTAAATCTTCATCAGATATCCAGAAAGTTCTGTGAGAACTGTAGGAAGTCTGAAAACTGCTGAAATCTCTGAATGCCAGTTCCCGAACAGCTTCATCTTCCGGATTTTTCATGTAATCAATGATTGCCGGTGACTGTGCCATCTGAATTGCCAGTTTTTTCTCTGGCAGCAGGCCTTTTTCCATCTCAAGGGTTTTTTCATACTTCATCTGCTGCAGCTGTTCATCAGCATTTTTTCTAAACAGGTTGATTGCAGAAAAAGAAACTATTCCCAGCCCGATGATAAAGAAGGCAATGAAAGCAAAAACAGAAAATTTTCCAGAGGTTTTCATAAAACTGACTCCACAGAATGCTTAATTAAATTTTTATTTTTTTACCTTAAAAGGAATATTATAACCCAACATTAGAAAGAAAAAAAGCAAAAATTTGGTTTTTGTTGTAAATTTTATTGATAATTTTTTTGCTATAGTTGTCTTAATAAATAATCCCCGGTAAAATGGCAAAATTATGTTAACGGATAAACAGGATTTTACTCAGGGACATATCTTTTCTAAGCTCATTGCGTTTATGTTTCCCATTTTACTTTCTCTTGTGCTTCAATCTCTGTACAGTGCTGCAGATATGGTTATTGTAGGTCATTTTGGGACTGATGCCGGAATCAGTGGTGTTAATGTCGGCGGAAACGTCATGAATCTTTTTACGATGTTCCTTAATTCAATAACTATGGGTGTTACTGTTTTGATGGGGCAGTATATCGGTGCAAAACGTTATGAAGATGTAAATAAGCTTATAGGCAATGCTGTTGCTTTTTTTCTTCTTCTGTCTCTTGTTCTTACTGTCGGTATCATAATCTTTGCCCGACCTCTTGCTGTCGTTATGCAGACACCAGAAGAAGCTGTTGACTTAACTGTTCAATATATAAGGATATGCGGCGGTGGTTTTATTTTTATAACTTTCTATAATTTTATAAGTTCCATGCTTCGGGGAATGGGAGATTCTTCTACACCGCTGGTTTTTGTAGCCATTGCAAGTATTGTCAACGTCATCGGAGACCTTATTCTTGTTGCAGGATTTAAGATGAATGTAGCCGGTGCTGCTATTGCTACGGTTGCTGCACAGGCTGTAAGCGTCATTCTTTCTTTTGTCATCATAAAGAAGAGAAAGATGTCTTTTGGTTTTCATAAAAAATATTTTAATTTTGGAAGTGAAGTCCCTCGTTTTGTAAAGTTAGGCCTTCCGCTTACTGTACAGGGCGTCCTTACAAATTTTAGTTTTCTTGCATTGTGTGCTTTTGTAAACAGACTTGGTCTTGCTGCTTCTTCAGGCTACGGCGTTGCACAGAAAATACAGCTGTTTGTAATGCTCATACCGGCTGCCCTCATGCAGAGTATGGCTCCTTTTGTTTCTCAGAATGTGGGTGCCGGAAATGAAAAGCGGGCACGAGCAGGAATGCTTTGCGGCCAGATTTTGGGAGCAGGAATCGGTTTTGTAATTATGATAGGGGTATTCTTTTTTGGAGATTATCTTGCAATGCTCTTTACTTCAAACAGACAATTTATTGCTCGTGCTTTTGAGTTTTTAAGAGGTTTTGCACCTGAAGCTGTCGTAACTTGCATTCTGTTCAGTTATCTGGGGTATTTTAACGGACATTCAAAGTCACTCTTTGTAATGATTCAGGGATTGTTGCAGACGTTTCTTTTAAGGCTTCCTGTTTCTTATTTAATGAGTATACGTCCTGATGCAAGCCTTACCGGAATTGGCGCTGCGGCTCCTCTTGCAACCGTGTTTGGTATAATCCTCTGCTTTATCTACTATAAGCGGATGGGCCGTTCTCTGGACAGAAAATAAAATGTTTTGCAGAAAATGTTTAAAAGTTAATTAATATTTTTTTGAGTGCCGGTTTTAGAAATTCCCCTTATAATAAATTATATACAGGAGGAATTTATGGATCAGAAAGCAATGTATAGTCTTTCTTATGGTGTTTTTGTTTTAGGTACAAAAAGCGGTGACAGAATTAATGCCTGCATTACCAATACCTGTTTTCAGACAGCAGCAGGTCCGGTGAGAATTGCGATTTCTGTTATCAGTCAGAACCTTACCTGCGAAATGATAAAAGAAAGCGGCGTGTTTTCTCTGTCAGTTCTTGATAAGTCCTGTACTTTTGATACCATAAAAAATTTCGGATATTCCAGCGGCCGTTCCGTAGATAAATTTAGAGACTTTAAATACGAAAAAGACAGTAACGGCTGTCCATATATTACGGAACAGGTTTGTGCAGTCTTAAAGTGTAAAGTTACTGCATCTATGGAACTTGGAAGTCACACACTCTTTGTTGCAGAAGTTCAGGATGCAAAAACTATCAGCAGTCTTGCCCCTCTTACTTATGCTGAATATCAGAAGAACGTAAAGCCTGAAAAAGCCGGGCAGAGCAGGGAACATAAAAAAATAATCGGATGGCGCTGTAAAATATGCGGTTATGAACTTATGGAAGAAATACTGCCTGAAGACTTTATCTGTCCTATGTGCGGACATCCTGCCGAAGACTTTGAGCCTATTTATGAACAATAAAAAAATCCTGAGGATGACCAATAAGTATTGTCATACTAAACTTGTTTCAGTATCTACACCACATCTAGTTCTATAGATTCCGAAACAAGTTCGGAATGACACTAGGATGTAAACTTATTGGACAGCCCCAGGATGCTTAGTATAAACTAAAAGCTTAGTAACATAGTTACTTAGTCTCCGACTACCTCTGTAATTGGTGTAAGAGTCATTACGTTAAAATCTCTTGTGAAGGTGATAGTTTTTGTTAGGTAAGGCAATATTGTATTATAGCTAACACCATCTGCAGTAGTACTATATTTCTCTTTCAGAGTATCAAACTCATCTCCAAAGGTAAGGACAAGTTCTTCGGTATTTTCGTTATATACGTATGTTGCTGTTAATGTTGCTTTTTCAACAGATTGTTCTGGAGTAGAACTGTCTGCTGGAGTTTTTGTAACAAAAACATAAGCAGTAAATCTGAGGTTCTTTCCATCATCAGAATTTAAAATAATGCTTTCTATACCACCTGCGTCAAGTGTATAGTCGTGGCCAGTAGAGACAAACTCACTGTTAAGAAGGTTAGATACCTTGTCAAATACAGGGGTCAGTGTAATAACGCCATCTCCAGCGATAGAATATGTATTTTTTTCTACTGCTTTTGATATGGCTTTATACTGATTATACAAAGGCTCTTTATAGAGAGACCACGTTAATTCAGCAGCTGCTTTTTCGTCTGCAGTCATATCGTCTGTGTTTCCAAGTTCGTTTATTTTCATCATCTCTAATAAATCTTCGACAGTTGTATATCTTACGCCGTCACTATAAAAAGCTCCCACTGTAAGATATACTGTTCCTTCTTTTGGATCATCTCCGGTGTTCTGGAAGGAATATTTATATTCATCAGTTAATTCATAATCGCCACTCTTGGTCTTATCATAATTTTTGATAACTGAGTCTTCAATAACAAGTTTGTCATCACCAGAAGTATAAGAGCCTTTAAAATTGTTTACGCCTTTAGATGCAGGAAGGCTTCCTCCGAATGTTGTAGAAGAAGCTTCGTCATCTTTATCGCAGGCTACAAATGCCAGTGCTGCAGATAAAGCAAGAATTGCAGCTGCAACTTTTTTTGTTGTTTTCATAATTAACCTCCTTACGAAAACTTAACATATTATCTACATTTTATTTTTTCATGTTATAAGTTGTAAGTCAAGGAAATTTCAGGGGGAGGTGGTAATAAATTTTCAATAAAAAAAGGGGCTGTCCAAAAAGTATGAGTCATTGCCGTGCTCGACAGCCTGTCATTGCCGCACTTGATGCGGCAATCTTTTGTATTTAGGGTTTAATACAAAACCTAAAAGACGGCTGTGTCAAGGCTTTAAGCGTTAGCGTGCCTTGACTCGACGTATTGTAACTAAATAGATTTTCGGGTCGCGCCCGAAAATGACATTTATAAAAAGTTGTTGACAGCCCGAAAATGACATTTTTCGAACTTATTGGTCAGGTGCTTAAATTAAGTGGAGCTGATCGGACTTGAACCGACTACCTTTTGAATGCCATTCAAACGCTCTAGCCAGGTGAGCTACAGCCCCTTAAAACTTACTAAGATGCTAGCATATATATTCATTTTAGAAAAGAGACCTGAAAGTAAAAAAAACAGCTGCCGTCTTAATTAGCTGGCGGCAGCTGTCAGGTTAAATTCTTTCCGGATTATTCAGCCGTGGTGGAGTAAGTGTATGTTACCTTCCACTTACCGTCAGCTACACCAGGAGAACCTTCTGATTTACGATAAGTAATCTTTTTTTCGTTAGTGGTTTTACTTCCAGCTCCTATCTGAATTTTTCCTTCTTCAGCTGTAGGTCTGAGTGAATACGGATAGTCTGAATCATATTTAGATGTACCGTTAAAGAAACTTGCATATTGCAGTGCACTTTCTTCAATAGAGTTCTTTTCAAATACTGCTGCGTCACTATAAACAACCCAGGCAGTTTTTGATGCATCAATGGCTGCCATGCAGACAAATCCGTCTGTTAAGCTTGAAGATACAGAAGTAAGCATAAGGCTGAATGTATCAACAGTACCAGTTTCTGCCTTCAGTGCATTACTATCAGTAGTGGAGTCTGCCGTGTAAGTATAGTAAATGCTTCCGTCAAGGGCAGGGTATACTACCATTGTCTTAGAATATCCTCCGGAATTGCCGGAATTAGTTATAAGCGCTTTTGCACTTGAAGCAACAAAATATGGATTTTCACTGTTATTCATAGTTTTATATTCAGCCATGACTTTTCTTGGTGCGGCTTTTGAACTTAAATCACCGGTAAATGTTTTTCCGTCCGAAGTAACAATATTTACTGTGAATGTGTATTCCGTGCCGACAGTAAGATCTGTAAACTGAGCAACCTGGACTCCGGCAGAAATCAAGTTGCTTTCATCAGAATTAGCCGGAAGAATGGTGTTTATACCGTCTGTTCCTGTAACTTCATAAGAGTATGTAACTCCGTCTTCTGAAGCAGGGGTGTCTGTCC is a genomic window of Treponema rectale containing:
- a CDS encoding MATE family efflux transporter, with translation MLTDKQDFTQGHIFSKLIAFMFPILLSLVLQSLYSAADMVIVGHFGTDAGISGVNVGGNVMNLFTMFLNSITMGVTVLMGQYIGAKRYEDVNKLIGNAVAFFLLLSLVLTVGIIIFARPLAVVMQTPEEAVDLTVQYIRICGGGFIFITFYNFISSMLRGMGDSSTPLVFVAIASIVNVIGDLILVAGFKMNVAGAAIATVAAQAVSVILSFVIIKKRKMSFGFHKKYFNFGSEVPRFVKLGLPLTVQGVLTNFSFLALCAFVNRLGLAASSGYGVAQKIQLFVMLIPAALMQSMAPFVSQNVGAGNEKRARAGMLCGQILGAGIGFVIMIGVFFFGDYLAMLFTSNRQFIARAFEFLRGFAPEAVVTCILFSYLGYFNGHSKSLFVMIQGLLQTFLLRLPVSYLMSIRPDASLTGIGAAAPLATVFGIILCFIYYKRMGRSLDRK
- a CDS encoding methyl-accepting chemotaxis protein, with amino-acid sequence MKTSGKFSVFAFIAFFIIGLGIVSFSAINLFRKNADEQLQQMKYEKTLEMEKGLLPEKKLAIQMAQSPAIIDYMKNPEDEAVRELAFRDFSSFQTSYSSHRTFWISDEDLKYYSNMEFIYDLDKRDPSSSWYQATINANLPFQFYVDYDLGLKKTFMWINVLVYDEHHSVRGITGTGVELNDFVLSMYETLDKETTMYMYNGSGEVSASPDIRDLEKKIQITSLMPELKEAENLFTHEEKTFSTMSGEYFIAPVESLGWHLVLFIPFTPQAFLKNALVPFAILVIIMVILFIGYTMNSLFKPLDEINETVKNIISSEANLTRRLNTNIHTPFASIHKLVNNFNTFMEKLQSMMQTIKASGSNLNVVSGSVKESVASVSNSMTNIRLSINSVQEQIKKQSEGFNETSTVVKDVASSISTVNTMIDSQTKSIQESSSAVSQLVNGIEKITTSMESMSVSFDTLDKEAQNGISKQQKVDERISQIEEQSQMLQEANMAIASIAEQTNLLAMNAAIEAAHAGEAGKGFAVVADEIRKLSETSSGQSKTIGVQLKNIQDSIEEIVAASQESSTAFAGVSGRIQETDRLVKSVRSSLEEQTEESRSVISSLNEMDKNTEDVRKASLKMAEGSSHILEEMKNLQNSVDAVSDSMAAMSENAQSVVKSGMQLDHCIENLNTNVAQLDSDTGRFKTE
- a CDS encoding flavin reductase, coding for MDQKAMYSLSYGVFVLGTKSGDRINACITNTCFQTAAGPVRIAISVISQNLTCEMIKESGVFSLSVLDKSCTFDTIKNFGYSSGRSVDKFRDFKYEKDSNGCPYITEQVCAVLKCKVTASMELGSHTLFVAEVQDAKTISSLAPLTYAEYQKNVKPEKAGQSREHKKIIGWRCKICGYELMEEILPEDFICPMCGHPAEDFEPIYEQ
- a CDS encoding bifunctional diguanylate cyclase/phosphodiesterase; amino-acid sequence: MVENSGVKGRIKRFLKSCRCSSFVKDYLFTSNIRSAIFVSVIVAVIEVWMLIMMFSGVIEDSNNYTAAWLITHTIAYTVLLVSSIITLVYSVLFLKNKVSNKKIGSVIKLLFSIILILFGLYISYTSKDRGGQVFVFITVIIIVNCIFVWHPLVSFTALTVVFMIYMFLQNKLVPLSLSLKVNAFTTWLAFFVTALNSHHQQRVEAQKDEELNSLNLFLQKKSLIDDLTLLPNMNYFYKTVGEFIVDEKKSIDDMCFAFMDVENFKSYNEKYGFAAGTNFLKTVAQIINEVFYGEIIARFSDDHFVAFTDITKIKDKVAIVNERIQKKENLLQLEFKAGICKLKDRKDSPTLACDHARYACESSKKHFGRNIVEYDCKMDKLFNQKQYIINNIDSAIEKGFVKVYYQPVVWAATGKICGVEALARWEDPVFGFLSPAAFISVLEEYHLIHKLDLAVMEIACKDLKEALDTGFPAVPVSINFSRLDFELIDPAKELDCCITKYGLSKSYIHVEITESALSSNDEKLKTSLEVFHQNGNSLWLDDFGSGYSGLNVLKDYNFDLMKIDMAFLSGLSENNKAQSILTCIINLANQIGVQTLTEGVETQEAFDFLKSIGCLRLQGYLFGKPMPKEEFTSKVSSGFYQV